One window of the Anolis sagrei isolate rAnoSag1 chromosome 5, rAnoSag1.mat, whole genome shotgun sequence genome contains the following:
- the TNRC6B gene encoding trinucleotide repeat-containing gene 6B protein isoform X3, which translates to MREKEQEKEEQLMEDKKRKKEDKKKKESTQKVTDQKTKVPEATKPSLSQPVTASPIGSSPSPPVNGGNNAKRVAVPNGQPPSAARYMPREVPPRFRCQQDHKVLLKRGQPPPPSCMLLGSGVGLSSSSAPGANPNNAQPVPGVLLPCDSGTATDSITGGAAASNYANSTWGPGASSNSTNANPTHVWDKVIVDGSDMEEWPCIASKDTESSSEYTTDNNSASNPGLEKNTLPGSTTSNKGKGNQCQSGSSGNECNLGAWKSDPKAKSVQSSNPASESTSGLTNWRNLSGQDRVGPSPGFTNFNPNSNPSAWPALIQEGNSRKGNSESDNGGSNAQINTAGQTCREQQSKMENAGVNFVSGREQAQIHNTDGPKNGNTNSLNLSSPNPMESKGMSFEMGFGNPSRSTDAPSQSTGERKTGSVGSWGTVRGTSGMDSASGQSNPGNHGNNGKDREDSWKGASVQKSNGSRNDSWDNNNRSTGDGSWTIGPQHSSESKWSEGNKMTSGVSQGEWKQPSGSDELKIGEWSGPNQPNSSTGAWDNQKGHPLPENQGNSQAPCWGRSSSSTGSEVGGQSTGSNHKAGSSDSHNSGRRSYRPTHPDCQAVLQTLLSRTDLDPRVLSNTGWGQTQIKQDTVWDIEEMPRAEGKTDKGTEGWESSTIQTKSSGGWGDAPSQSNQIKSGWGELSTPAEWKEPKNTGGWNDYKNSSTNWGGGRPDEKVTTSWNENSNKDPGWNGRPPNQGWSSGKNGWGEDVDQTKNNNWESSASKSMSNWGEASQNEIGTWGNSANANCSKGGWDNNKRTPTWNDTGRQPNSWNNQQQPHHQQSETPGSWGPPPQPPGNGRPPNPNWNSGPQPNASKDDEPSGWEEPSPQSVSRKMDIDDGTSAWGDPSSYNYKNVNLWDKNSQGGQAPREQNLPTPRPSKVATSVWNKSTPPAPDNGTAAWGEPNETTTGWGEVDDAGASTSWGNGPSSASNAIKSSSKPTQDGWGDNDGPVSTRHSSWEEEEEGGVWNTAGSQGSSSSHNSTSWVQGGKKPQIKCSLKGGSNDSWMNTLSDQISNMGLLNQPEDTPGNKMDLPIGGLQDKKFDVDKRGMNLGDFNDIMRKGRSGFRPPNSKDMGTPDSGPYFEKLTLPFSNQDGCLGDEAPCSPFSPSPNYKLSPSGSTLPNVCLGAIGSGLNPPNFAARQGGNQGLFGNSTAQSRGMHPPVQPLNPSPNIRAQVPPQFLSPQVSAASMLKQFPNSSLNPGLFNMGPQLSPQQIAMLSQLPQIPQFQLACQLLLQQQQQQQQQQLLQNQRKISQAVRQQQEQQQLARMVSAFQQQQRQPGMKHSPSHPVGPKPHIDTIVSGGLNVGLSDISTKGQIPGYGSGFGSSGMDYGMVGGKETGSESRFKQWTSMMDGLPPVASQDANMHKNGTIVPPGKARGGSPYNQFDIIPGDPLGSHTGPAGDGWLPAKSPPTSKIGSKSSNASWPPEFQPGVPWKGIPNIDPESDPYVTPGSVLGGTATSPIVDTDHQLLRDNTTGSNSSLNTSLPSPGAWPYSASDNSFANVHSTSAKFNDYKSTWSPDPIGPNPAHLSNKMWKNHISSRNTTGLPRPPPGLSNPKPSSPWSSTAPRSLRAWGAQESRLASASTWSDGGSVRASYWLVLHNLTPQIDGSTLRTICMQHGPLLTFHLNLTQGTALIRYSTKQEAAKAQTALHMCVLGNTTILAEFATDEEVSRFLAQAQPPPAATPSTPAAGWQSLETGQNQTDPVGPALNLFGGSTGLGQWSSGGGGSSGGDLAGASLWGPPNYSSSLWGVQSVEDPHRMGSPAPLLPGDLLGGGSDSI; encoded by the exons atTCAATAACTGGAGGTGCTGCTGCTTCAAATTATGCAAATTCCACTTGGGGTCCTGGAGCCTCCTCCAACAGCACCAATGCCAACCCAACTCACGTCTGGGACAAGGTGATTGTAGACGGGTCTGACATGGAAGAGTGGCCTTGTATTGCCAGCAAAGATACTGAATCTTCTTCCGAATACACCACAGACAACAACAGTGCCTCGAACCCTGGTTTAGAGAAGAACACTCTGCCAGGAAGCACCACtagcaacaaaggaaaaggaaatcagTGCCAGTCTGGAAGCTCTGGTAACGAATGTAATCTTGGGGCTTGGAAATCTGACCCCAAGGCTAAATCTGTTCAATCTTCCAACCCTGCATCAGAGAGTACCAGTGGTTTAACAAACTGGAGGAACTTGAGTGGGCAGGACAGAGTTGGACCCAGTCCTGGCTTCACTAACTTTAACCCAAATAGCAACCCATCTGCTTGGCCAGCACTAATCCAAGAGGGTAATTCAAGAAAGGGGAATTCAGAATCTGATAATGGTGGATCCAATGCACAGATCAATACAGCAGGTCAGACTTGTAGGGAACAGCAGTCAAAGATGGAAAATGCGGGTGTTAACTTTGTCTCTGGCAGAGAACAGGCTCAAATTCACAACACTGATGGACCAAAAAATGGAAACACTAACTCCTTGAACTTAAGTTCACCAAACCCAATGGAGAGTAAGGGAATGTCCTTTGAAATGGGCTTTGGGAATCCCTCCAGGAGCACAGATGCCCCTTCACAAAGCACTGGAGAGAGAAAGACTGGGAGTGTTGGGTCTTGGGGTACAGTTAGGGGGACTTCTGGAATGGACAGTGCTTCTGGTCAAAGCAATCCTGGAAATCATGGGAACAATGGAAAGGATAGGGAGGACTCGTGGAAGGGAGCTTCTGTTCAAAAATCGAATGGGTCAAGAAATGATtcttgggataataataataggtctaCGGGTGATGGGTCTTGGACCATTGGCCCTCAACACTCTAGTGAAAGCAAATGGAGTGAAGGGAACAAAATGACATCAGGGGTGTCTCAGGGAGAATGGAAACAGCCGTCTGGGTCGGATGAATTAAAGATTGGAGAATGGAGTGGTCCAAACCAACCAAATTCTAGCACTGGAGCATGGGACAATCAAAAGGGCCACCCCCTTCCTGAAAATCAAGGCAATTCCCAGGCTCCCTGTTGGGGAAGATCTTCCAGCTCTACAGGAAGTGAGGTTGGAGGTCAAAGCACTGGAAGCAACCATAAAGCAGGAAGTAGTGATAGTCACAATTCTGGACGTCGATCATACAGGCCTACACATCCTGATTGCCAAGCAGTCTTGCAGACTTTGTTGAGCAGGACTGATTTGGACCCCAGAGTGCTTTCAAATACTGGATGGGGTCAAACTCAAATCAAGCAAGATACTGTTTGGGACATAGAAGAAATGCCAAGGGCAGAAGGGAAGACGGATAAAGGAACTGAGGGGTGGGAGAGTTCTACCATACAGACAAAGAGCTCAGGGGGCTGGGGAGATGCACCCAGCCAAAGCAATCAAATCAAGtctggatggggtgagctctctaCTCCAGCAGAATGGAAAGAGCCCAAAAACACTGGAGGATGGAATGATTATAAGAATAGCAGTACTAATTGGGGAGGAGGAAGACCTGATGAGAAAGTAACAACATCTTGGAATGAAAATTCCAACAAAGATCCAGGTTGGAATGGGCGGCCACCTAATCAGGGTTGGTCTTCTGGGAAGAATGGCTGGGGAGAGGATGTTGatcaaacaaaaaataacaactgGGAAAGTTCAGCAAGCAAGTCAATGTCAAATTGGGGGGAAGCCAGTCAAAATGAAATTGGGACTTGGGGTAATAGTGCAAATGCAAACTGTTCAAAAGGAGGGTGGGATAATAATAAAAGAACTCCAACATGGAACGATACTGGTAGACAACCCAATTCCTGGAATAATCAGCAGCAGCCACACCACCAGCAGTCAGAGACACCTGGCTCCTGGGGCCCACCGCCACAACCTCCAGGTAATGGGAGACCACCCAATCCTAACTGGAACAGTGGGCCACAGCCAAATGCCTCAAAAGATGATGAGCCAAGTGGCTGGGAAGAACCATCCCCCCAATCAGTCAGTCGAAAAATGGACATTGATGATGGCACTTCCGCATGGGGAGACCCCAGCAGTTACAACTATAAGAATGTGAATCTTTGGGATAAGAACTCACAAGGCGGACAAGCTCCACGAGAACAGAACCTCCCTACTCCAAGACCAAGCAAAGTAGCAACCTCAG TCTGGAACAAAAGCACACCTCCTGCTCCAGATAATGGTACAGCTGCTTGGGGTGAACCAAATGAAACTACCACAGGATGGGGTGAAGTTGATGATGCAGGGGCTTCTACCAGTTGGGGAAATGGACCCTCCAGTGCATCAAATGCCATAAAATCTA GTTCCAAACCAACACAAGATGGCTGGGGGGATAATGATGGGCCAGTATCAACACGGCATTCCAgctgggaagaggaagaagaaggaggagtcTGGAATACAGCAGGCTCTCAGGGAAGCAGTTCCTCCCATAATTCAACAAGCTGGGTACAAGGTGGCAAAAAACCACAAATTAAG tGTTCATTAAAAGGCGGAAGTAATGATTCCTGGATGAATACATTATCTGATCAAATTTCAAATATGGGATTGCTG AATCAACCTGAGGACACTCCAGGCAATAAGATGGACTTACCTATAG GTGGGCTCCAGGATAAGAAGTTTGATGTGGACAAACGAGGCATGAATCTTGGGGATTTCAATGACATTATGAGAAAGGGCCGGTCTGGTTTTCGTCCTCCAAATTCCAAAGACATGGGAACCCCAGATAGTGGGCCTTATTTTGAAAAG CTGACTTTGCCTTTCTCCAATCAAGATGGGTGCCTTGGGGATGAGGCTCCCTGCtctcccttctccccttctcccaaCTACAAGCTGTCTCCCTCTGGTTCCACACTACCCAACGTATGCCTTGGGGCAATCGGCTCAGGGCTCAACCCCCCAAACTTTGCTGCTAGACAA GGTGGCAATCAAGGTCTGTTTGGAAACAGCACAGCACAATCGAGAGGAATGCACCCACCAGTGCAACCACTGAATCCTTCTCCCAATATCCGGGCACAAGTGCCTCCCCAATTTCTTTCTCCCCAG GTGTCTGCTGCCTCCATGCTCAAGCAATTTCCTAACAGTAGCTTGAATCCGGGTCTTTTCAACATGGGTCCCCAACTTTCTCCCCAACAGATTGCTATGCTGAGTCAACTTCCACAAATTCCTCAATTTCAGCTT GCATGTCAGCTCcttctccagcagcagcagcaacagcagcagcagcaactgttACAAAATCAGAGAAAGATTTCCCAAGCTGTACGACAACAGCAAGAGCAACAG CAGCTTGCCCGTATGGTGAGTGCCTTTCAGCAACAGCAGAGGCAACCTGGCATGAAACATTCCCCATCACATCCGGTTGGGCCTAAGCCACATATAGACACTATAGTGTCTGGGGGTCTAAATGTGGGTCTCTCAGATATCTCAACCAAAGGGCAAATTCCTGGATATGGTTCAG GTTTCGGTTCAAGTGGCATGGATTATGGCATGGTAGGAGGGAAAGAGACTGGATCAGAATCTCGCTTTAAACAGTGGACTTCTATGATGGATGGGCTGCCACCTGTAGCTTCCCAAGATGCCAATATGCACAAAAATG GGACAATTGTGCCCCCTGGAAAAGCCCGAGGAGGGTCGCCCTATAACCAATTTGATATAATCCCAGGCGACCCACTGGGCAGCCACACAGGCCCTGCTGGTGATGGTTGGTTACCTGCCAAATCTCCACCAACAAGTAAAATTGGAAGCAAATCCAGCAATGCCAGCTGGCCTCCAG AGTTTCAGCCAGGAGTGCCATGGAAAGGTATTCCAAACATTGACCCTGAATCTGACCCCTATGTGACCCCAGGAAGTGTGCTGGGGGGTACAGCCACATCCCCCATAGTAGATACTGATCATCAACTTCTGCGGGACAACACCACAG GGTCTAATTCTTCCCTCAACACCTCGCTGCCTTCACCTGGTGCCTGGCCCTATAGTGCCTCTGACAATTCCTTCGCAAATGTTCATAGCACTTCAG CAAAGTTCAATGATTACAAATCAACGTGGTCCCCGGATCCCATAGGACCTAATCCTGCTCATCTCTCCAACAAGATGTGGAAAAACCATATTTCCTCAAGAAACACTACAGGGCTGCCCCGCCCACCACCTGGTCTGAGTAATCCCAAACCATCCTCTCCCTGGAGCAGCACAGCACCCCGCTCACTCAGGGCGTGGGGGGCACAGGAGTCAAGGCTTGCCTCTG CCTCTACTTGGAGTGATGGTGGTTCCGTTCGTGCCAGCTATTGGCTGGTTCTTCATAATCTCACTCCACAG ATTGATGGGTCAACTTTGAGGACTATCTGCATGCAGCATGGTCCACTGCtgacattccatctgaacctgaccCAAGGCACCGCCCTTATCCGATACAGCACCAAGCAGGAGGCAGCCAAGGCCCAGACTGCACTGCACAT GTGTGTTTTGGGAAACACTACCATCCTGGCTGAGTTTGCCACAGACGAGGAGGTTAGTCGCTTTCTGGCACAAGCCCAGCCTCCACCTGCAGCAACACCCAGCACACCTGCAGCAGGCTGGCAGTCTCTAGAGACAGGACAGAATCAGACAGATCCAGTGGGACCTGCTTTGAATCTTTTTGGTGGGTCAACAGGGCTTGGGCAATGGAGCAGCGGTGGCGGCGGCAGCAGTGGGGGTGACCTTGCTGGTGCTTCATTGTGGGGCCCCCCGAATTATTCTTCAAGTTTATGGGGGGTTCAGAGTGTTGAAGATCCCCACAGGATGGGAAGCCCTGCTCCCTTACTACCTGGAGACCTTCTAGGTGGAGGGTCGGATTCAATCTGA
- the TNRC6B gene encoding trinucleotide repeat-containing gene 6B protein isoform X2: MREKFWRKAVLREKEQEKEEQLMEDKKRKKEDKKKKESTQKVTDQKTKVPEATKPSLSQPVTASPIGSSPSPPVNGGNNAKRVAVPNGQPPSAARYMPREVPPRFRCQQDHKVLLKRGQPPPPSCMLLGSGVGLSSSSAPGANPNNAQPVPGVLLPCDSGTATDSITGGAAASNYANSTWGPGASSNSTNANPTHVWDKVIVDGSDMEEWPCIASKDTESSSEYTTDNNSASNPGLEKNTLPGSTTSNKGKGNQCQSGSSGNECNLGAWKSDPKAKSVQSSNPASESTSGLTNWRNLSGQDRVGPSPGFTNFNPNSNPSAWPALIQEGNSRKGNSESDNGGSNAQINTAGQTCREQQSKMENAGVNFVSGREQAQIHNTDGPKNGNTNSLNLSSPNPMESKGMSFEMGFGNPSRSTDAPSQSTGERKTGSVGSWGTVRGTSGMDSASGQSNPGNHGNNGKDREDSWKGASVQKSNGSRNDSWDNNNRSTGDGSWTIGPQHSSESKWSEGNKMTSGVSQGEWKQPSGSDELKIGEWSGPNQPNSSTGAWDNQKGHPLPENQGNSQAPCWGRSSSSTGSEVGGQSTGSNHKAGSSDSHNSGRRSYRPTHPDCQAVLQTLLSRTDLDPRVLSNTGWGQTQIKQDTVWDIEEMPRAEGKTDKGTEGWESSTIQTKSSGGWGDAPSQSNQIKSGWGELSTPAEWKEPKNTGGWNDYKNSSTNWGGGRPDEKVTTSWNENSNKDPGWNGRPPNQGWSSGKNGWGEDVDQTKNNNWESSASKSMSNWGEASQNEIGTWGNSANANCSKGGWDNNKRTPTWNDTGRQPNSWNNQQQPHHQQSETPGSWGPPPQPPGNGRPPNPNWNSGPQPNASKDDEPSGWEEPSPQSVSRKMDIDDGTSAWGDPSSYNYKNVNLWDKNSQGGQAPREQNLPTPRPSKVATSVWNKSTPPAPDNGTAAWGEPNETTTGWGEVDDAGASTSWGNGPSSASNAIKSSSKPTQDGWGDNDGPVSTRHSSWEEEEEGGVWNTAGSQGSSSSHNSTSWVQGGKKPQIKCSLKGGSNDSWMNTLSDQISNMGLLNQPEDTPGNKMDLPIGGLQDKKFDVDKRGMNLGDFNDIMRKGRSGFRPPNSKDMGTPDSGPYFEKLTLPFSNQDGCLGDEAPCSPFSPSPNYKLSPSGSTLPNVCLGAIGSGLNPPNFAARQGGNQGLFGNSTAQSRGMHPPVQPLNPSPNIRAQVPPQFLSPQVSAASMLKQFPNSSLNPGLFNMGPQLSPQQIAMLSQLPQIPQFQLACQLLLQQQQQQQQQQLLQNQRKISQAVRQQQEQQQLARMVSAFQQQQRQPGMKHSPSHPVGPKPHIDTIVSGGLNVGLSDISTKGQIPGYGSGFGSSGMDYGMVGGKETGSESRFKQWTSMMDGLPPVASQDANMHKNGTIVPPGKARGGSPYNQFDIIPGDPLGSHTGPAGDGWLPAKSPPTSKIGSKSSNASWPPEFQPGVPWKGIPNIDPESDPYVTPGSVLGGTATSPIVDTDHQLLRDNTTGSNSSLNTSLPSPGAWPYSASDNSFANVHSTSAKFNDYKSTWSPDPIGPNPAHLSNKMWKNHISSRNTTGLPRPPPGLSNPKPSSPWSSTAPRSLRAWGAQESRLASASTWSDGGSVRASYWLVLHNLTPQIDGSTLRTICMQHGPLLTFHLNLTQGTALIRYSTKQEAAKAQTALHMCVLGNTTILAEFATDEEVSRFLAQAQPPPAATPSTPAAGWQSLETGQNQTDPVGPALNLFGGSTGLGQWSSGGGGSSGGDLAGASLWGPPNYSSSLWGVQSVEDPHRMGSPAPLLPGDLLGGGSDSI; this comes from the exons atTCAATAACTGGAGGTGCTGCTGCTTCAAATTATGCAAATTCCACTTGGGGTCCTGGAGCCTCCTCCAACAGCACCAATGCCAACCCAACTCACGTCTGGGACAAGGTGATTGTAGACGGGTCTGACATGGAAGAGTGGCCTTGTATTGCCAGCAAAGATACTGAATCTTCTTCCGAATACACCACAGACAACAACAGTGCCTCGAACCCTGGTTTAGAGAAGAACACTCTGCCAGGAAGCACCACtagcaacaaaggaaaaggaaatcagTGCCAGTCTGGAAGCTCTGGTAACGAATGTAATCTTGGGGCTTGGAAATCTGACCCCAAGGCTAAATCTGTTCAATCTTCCAACCCTGCATCAGAGAGTACCAGTGGTTTAACAAACTGGAGGAACTTGAGTGGGCAGGACAGAGTTGGACCCAGTCCTGGCTTCACTAACTTTAACCCAAATAGCAACCCATCTGCTTGGCCAGCACTAATCCAAGAGGGTAATTCAAGAAAGGGGAATTCAGAATCTGATAATGGTGGATCCAATGCACAGATCAATACAGCAGGTCAGACTTGTAGGGAACAGCAGTCAAAGATGGAAAATGCGGGTGTTAACTTTGTCTCTGGCAGAGAACAGGCTCAAATTCACAACACTGATGGACCAAAAAATGGAAACACTAACTCCTTGAACTTAAGTTCACCAAACCCAATGGAGAGTAAGGGAATGTCCTTTGAAATGGGCTTTGGGAATCCCTCCAGGAGCACAGATGCCCCTTCACAAAGCACTGGAGAGAGAAAGACTGGGAGTGTTGGGTCTTGGGGTACAGTTAGGGGGACTTCTGGAATGGACAGTGCTTCTGGTCAAAGCAATCCTGGAAATCATGGGAACAATGGAAAGGATAGGGAGGACTCGTGGAAGGGAGCTTCTGTTCAAAAATCGAATGGGTCAAGAAATGATtcttgggataataataataggtctaCGGGTGATGGGTCTTGGACCATTGGCCCTCAACACTCTAGTGAAAGCAAATGGAGTGAAGGGAACAAAATGACATCAGGGGTGTCTCAGGGAGAATGGAAACAGCCGTCTGGGTCGGATGAATTAAAGATTGGAGAATGGAGTGGTCCAAACCAACCAAATTCTAGCACTGGAGCATGGGACAATCAAAAGGGCCACCCCCTTCCTGAAAATCAAGGCAATTCCCAGGCTCCCTGTTGGGGAAGATCTTCCAGCTCTACAGGAAGTGAGGTTGGAGGTCAAAGCACTGGAAGCAACCATAAAGCAGGAAGTAGTGATAGTCACAATTCTGGACGTCGATCATACAGGCCTACACATCCTGATTGCCAAGCAGTCTTGCAGACTTTGTTGAGCAGGACTGATTTGGACCCCAGAGTGCTTTCAAATACTGGATGGGGTCAAACTCAAATCAAGCAAGATACTGTTTGGGACATAGAAGAAATGCCAAGGGCAGAAGGGAAGACGGATAAAGGAACTGAGGGGTGGGAGAGTTCTACCATACAGACAAAGAGCTCAGGGGGCTGGGGAGATGCACCCAGCCAAAGCAATCAAATCAAGtctggatggggtgagctctctaCTCCAGCAGAATGGAAAGAGCCCAAAAACACTGGAGGATGGAATGATTATAAGAATAGCAGTACTAATTGGGGAGGAGGAAGACCTGATGAGAAAGTAACAACATCTTGGAATGAAAATTCCAACAAAGATCCAGGTTGGAATGGGCGGCCACCTAATCAGGGTTGGTCTTCTGGGAAGAATGGCTGGGGAGAGGATGTTGatcaaacaaaaaataacaactgGGAAAGTTCAGCAAGCAAGTCAATGTCAAATTGGGGGGAAGCCAGTCAAAATGAAATTGGGACTTGGGGTAATAGTGCAAATGCAAACTGTTCAAAAGGAGGGTGGGATAATAATAAAAGAACTCCAACATGGAACGATACTGGTAGACAACCCAATTCCTGGAATAATCAGCAGCAGCCACACCACCAGCAGTCAGAGACACCTGGCTCCTGGGGCCCACCGCCACAACCTCCAGGTAATGGGAGACCACCCAATCCTAACTGGAACAGTGGGCCACAGCCAAATGCCTCAAAAGATGATGAGCCAAGTGGCTGGGAAGAACCATCCCCCCAATCAGTCAGTCGAAAAATGGACATTGATGATGGCACTTCCGCATGGGGAGACCCCAGCAGTTACAACTATAAGAATGTGAATCTTTGGGATAAGAACTCACAAGGCGGACAAGCTCCACGAGAACAGAACCTCCCTACTCCAAGACCAAGCAAAGTAGCAACCTCAG TCTGGAACAAAAGCACACCTCCTGCTCCAGATAATGGTACAGCTGCTTGGGGTGAACCAAATGAAACTACCACAGGATGGGGTGAAGTTGATGATGCAGGGGCTTCTACCAGTTGGGGAAATGGACCCTCCAGTGCATCAAATGCCATAAAATCTA GTTCCAAACCAACACAAGATGGCTGGGGGGATAATGATGGGCCAGTATCAACACGGCATTCCAgctgggaagaggaagaagaaggaggagtcTGGAATACAGCAGGCTCTCAGGGAAGCAGTTCCTCCCATAATTCAACAAGCTGGGTACAAGGTGGCAAAAAACCACAAATTAAG tGTTCATTAAAAGGCGGAAGTAATGATTCCTGGATGAATACATTATCTGATCAAATTTCAAATATGGGATTGCTG AATCAACCTGAGGACACTCCAGGCAATAAGATGGACTTACCTATAG GTGGGCTCCAGGATAAGAAGTTTGATGTGGACAAACGAGGCATGAATCTTGGGGATTTCAATGACATTATGAGAAAGGGCCGGTCTGGTTTTCGTCCTCCAAATTCCAAAGACATGGGAACCCCAGATAGTGGGCCTTATTTTGAAAAG CTGACTTTGCCTTTCTCCAATCAAGATGGGTGCCTTGGGGATGAGGCTCCCTGCtctcccttctccccttctcccaaCTACAAGCTGTCTCCCTCTGGTTCCACACTACCCAACGTATGCCTTGGGGCAATCGGCTCAGGGCTCAACCCCCCAAACTTTGCTGCTAGACAA GGTGGCAATCAAGGTCTGTTTGGAAACAGCACAGCACAATCGAGAGGAATGCACCCACCAGTGCAACCACTGAATCCTTCTCCCAATATCCGGGCACAAGTGCCTCCCCAATTTCTTTCTCCCCAG GTGTCTGCTGCCTCCATGCTCAAGCAATTTCCTAACAGTAGCTTGAATCCGGGTCTTTTCAACATGGGTCCCCAACTTTCTCCCCAACAGATTGCTATGCTGAGTCAACTTCCACAAATTCCTCAATTTCAGCTT GCATGTCAGCTCcttctccagcagcagcagcaacagcagcagcagcaactgttACAAAATCAGAGAAAGATTTCCCAAGCTGTACGACAACAGCAAGAGCAACAG CAGCTTGCCCGTATGGTGAGTGCCTTTCAGCAACAGCAGAGGCAACCTGGCATGAAACATTCCCCATCACATCCGGTTGGGCCTAAGCCACATATAGACACTATAGTGTCTGGGGGTCTAAATGTGGGTCTCTCAGATATCTCAACCAAAGGGCAAATTCCTGGATATGGTTCAG GTTTCGGTTCAAGTGGCATGGATTATGGCATGGTAGGAGGGAAAGAGACTGGATCAGAATCTCGCTTTAAACAGTGGACTTCTATGATGGATGGGCTGCCACCTGTAGCTTCCCAAGATGCCAATATGCACAAAAATG GGACAATTGTGCCCCCTGGAAAAGCCCGAGGAGGGTCGCCCTATAACCAATTTGATATAATCCCAGGCGACCCACTGGGCAGCCACACAGGCCCTGCTGGTGATGGTTGGTTACCTGCCAAATCTCCACCAACAAGTAAAATTGGAAGCAAATCCAGCAATGCCAGCTGGCCTCCAG AGTTTCAGCCAGGAGTGCCATGGAAAGGTATTCCAAACATTGACCCTGAATCTGACCCCTATGTGACCCCAGGAAGTGTGCTGGGGGGTACAGCCACATCCCCCATAGTAGATACTGATCATCAACTTCTGCGGGACAACACCACAG GGTCTAATTCTTCCCTCAACACCTCGCTGCCTTCACCTGGTGCCTGGCCCTATAGTGCCTCTGACAATTCCTTCGCAAATGTTCATAGCACTTCAG CAAAGTTCAATGATTACAAATCAACGTGGTCCCCGGATCCCATAGGACCTAATCCTGCTCATCTCTCCAACAAGATGTGGAAAAACCATATTTCCTCAAGAAACACTACAGGGCTGCCCCGCCCACCACCTGGTCTGAGTAATCCCAAACCATCCTCTCCCTGGAGCAGCACAGCACCCCGCTCACTCAGGGCGTGGGGGGCACAGGAGTCAAGGCTTGCCTCTG CCTCTACTTGGAGTGATGGTGGTTCCGTTCGTGCCAGCTATTGGCTGGTTCTTCATAATCTCACTCCACAG ATTGATGGGTCAACTTTGAGGACTATCTGCATGCAGCATGGTCCACTGCtgacattccatctgaacctgaccCAAGGCACCGCCCTTATCCGATACAGCACCAAGCAGGAGGCAGCCAAGGCCCAGACTGCACTGCACAT GTGTGTTTTGGGAAACACTACCATCCTGGCTGAGTTTGCCACAGACGAGGAGGTTAGTCGCTTTCTGGCACAAGCCCAGCCTCCACCTGCAGCAACACCCAGCACACCTGCAGCAGGCTGGCAGTCTCTAGAGACAGGACAGAATCAGACAGATCCAGTGGGACCTGCTTTGAATCTTTTTGGTGGGTCAACAGGGCTTGGGCAATGGAGCAGCGGTGGCGGCGGCAGCAGTGGGGGTGACCTTGCTGGTGCTTCATTGTGGGGCCCCCCGAATTATTCTTCAAGTTTATGGGGGGTTCAGAGTGTTGAAGATCCCCACAGGATGGGAAGCCCTGCTCCCTTACTACCTGGAGACCTTCTAGGTGGAGGGTCGGATTCAATCTGA